The Streptomyces sp. NBC_01775 genome includes a region encoding these proteins:
- a CDS encoding helix-turn-helix transcriptional regulator, which yields MAAQATGGSAVPAPQDEQNGTRDRVARSILDHGPSTAAELALRLELTQAAVRRHLDALAAEGVVEPREKRVYGSRGRGRPAKVFALTDCGRDAFDQAYDQLAADALRWIAQTAGGGEVGEAAVAAFARARIAAQAEKYHAALESAAPEDRTRALAEALTQDGYAATARAAPAQAGEQLCQHHCPVAHTAEQFPQLCEAETEVFSRLLGTHVQRLATIAHGDGVCTTFIPGAQPKPSASSASPSKTSNASTTSNATKANQAGRNPA from the coding sequence ATGGCCGCACAGGCCACCGGCGGCTCAGCCGTGCCCGCGCCCCAGGATGAACAGAACGGCACGAGGGACAGGGTCGCCCGCTCCATTCTCGACCACGGCCCGTCCACAGCGGCCGAGCTGGCGCTGCGCCTGGAGCTGACCCAGGCGGCCGTCCGCAGGCATCTGGACGCGCTCGCGGCCGAGGGTGTCGTGGAGCCCCGTGAGAAGCGGGTCTACGGCTCCCGGGGCAGGGGCCGCCCCGCCAAGGTCTTCGCCCTGACGGACTGCGGCCGGGACGCCTTCGACCAGGCATACGACCAGCTCGCGGCCGACGCCCTCCGGTGGATCGCCCAGACCGCCGGAGGAGGCGAGGTCGGAGAGGCCGCAGTGGCGGCCTTCGCCCGCGCCCGGATCGCGGCACAGGCCGAGAAGTACCACGCGGCGCTGGAGAGCGCCGCGCCCGAAGACCGCACCAGGGCGCTGGCCGAGGCCTTGACGCAGGACGGGTACGCTGCCACGGCGCGCGCCGCGCCCGCCCAGGCGGGCGAGCAGCTGTGCCAGCACCACTGCCCGGTGGCGCACACCGCCGAGCAGTTCCCGCAGCTCTGCGAGGCGGAGACCGAGGTCTTCTCCCGTCTGCTCGGAACCCACGTCCAGCGCCTGGCGACCATCGCCCACGGGGACGGGGTGTGCACCACCTTCATTCCCGGAGCGCAGCCGAAGCCCTCGGCGAGCTCAGCAAGCCCCTCGAAGACCAGCAACGCCAGCACCACCAGCAACGCCACCAAAGCGAACCAGGCCGGGAGGAACCCCGCATGA
- the sufB gene encoding Fe-S cluster assembly protein SufB, protein MTAPTETAHPELDGLGKYEYGWADSDAAGAAAKRGLSEDVVRDISGKKNEPDWMLKLRLKGHKLFQKKPMPNWGSDLSGIDFDNIKYFVRSTEKQAQSWEDLPEDIKNTYDKLGIPEAEKQRLVAGVAAQYESEVVYHQIREDLEEKGVLFLDTDTALREHPELFQEHFGTVIPAGDNKFAALNTAVWSGGSFIYVPPGVHVDIPLQAYFRINTENMGQFERTLIIVDEDAYVHYVEGCTAPIYDSDSLHSAVVEIIVKKGGRCRYTTIQNWSNNVYNLVTKRAVAYEGATMEWVDGNLGSKVTMKYPAVYLMGEHAKGETLSVAFAGEGQHQDAGAKMVHMAPRTSSNIVSKSVARGGGRTSYRGLIEIGEGAEGSKSNVLCDALLVDTISRSDTYPYVDVREDDVTMGHEATVSKVSDDQLFYLMSRGLSEDEAMAMIVRGFVEPIAKELPMEYALELNRLIELQMEGAVG, encoded by the coding sequence ATGACCGCTCCTACAGAGACTGCTCACCCCGAGCTCGACGGGCTGGGCAAGTACGAGTACGGCTGGGCCGACTCCGACGCCGCGGGCGCCGCAGCCAAGCGGGGCCTGTCCGAGGACGTCGTCCGCGACATCTCCGGCAAGAAGAACGAGCCCGACTGGATGCTGAAGCTGCGGCTCAAGGGCCACAAGCTCTTCCAGAAGAAGCCCATGCCGAACTGGGGCTCGGACCTGTCGGGCATCGACTTCGACAACATCAAGTACTTCGTACGGTCCACGGAGAAGCAGGCCCAGTCCTGGGAGGACCTCCCCGAGGACATCAAGAACACCTACGACAAGCTCGGCATCCCCGAGGCGGAGAAGCAGCGCCTGGTCGCCGGTGTCGCCGCGCAGTACGAGTCCGAGGTCGTCTACCACCAGATCCGCGAGGACCTGGAGGAGAAGGGTGTCCTCTTCCTGGACACCGACACGGCCCTGCGTGAGCACCCGGAGCTGTTCCAGGAGCACTTCGGCACCGTCATCCCGGCCGGTGACAACAAGTTCGCCGCGCTGAACACCGCGGTGTGGTCCGGCGGCTCCTTCATCTACGTCCCGCCGGGCGTGCACGTCGACATCCCGCTCCAGGCCTACTTCCGGATCAACACCGAGAACATGGGCCAGTTCGAGCGGACGCTGATCATCGTCGACGAGGACGCGTACGTGCACTACGTCGAGGGCTGCACCGCGCCGATCTACGACTCGGACTCGCTGCACTCGGCCGTCGTCGAGATCATCGTCAAGAAGGGCGGCCGTTGCCGCTACACGACGATCCAGAACTGGTCGAACAACGTCTACAACCTGGTCACCAAGCGTGCCGTCGCCTACGAGGGCGCCACGATGGAGTGGGTCGACGGCAACCTCGGCTCCAAGGTGACGATGAAGTACCCGGCGGTCTACCTCATGGGTGAGCACGCCAAGGGCGAGACGCTGTCCGTCGCCTTCGCCGGCGAGGGCCAGCACCAGGACGCCGGCGCCAAGATGGTGCACATGGCGCCCCGCACCTCCTCCAACATCGTCTCCAAGTCGGTGGCCCGCGGCGGTGGCCGTACCTCCTACCGCGGTCTGATCGAGATCGGCGAGGGCGCGGAGGGCTCGAAGTCCAACGTGCTGTGCGACGCGCTGCTGGTGGACACCATCTCGCGCTCCGACACCTACCCCTACGTCGACGTCCGCGAGGACGACGTGACGATGGGCCACGAGGCCACGGTCTCCAAGGTGAGCGACGACCAGCTCTTCTACCTGATGAGCCGCGGTCTGTCCGAGGACGAGGCGATGGCGATGATCGTGCGCGGCTTCGTCGAGCCGATCGCCAAGGAGCTGCCCATGGAGTACGCGCTGGAGCTGAACCGGTTGATCGAGCTCCAGATGGAAGGGGCGGTGGGCTGA